In Catenulispora sp. GP43, the following are encoded in one genomic region:
- a CDS encoding heme-degrading domain-containing protein, whose amino-acid sequence MSEPITSEELLAQEEELVFGAFTHDDAWTLGSLLVELARERGLPVAVDIRRGDQQLFHHARPGTSPDNDSWVERKNNVVRRFGHSSLLVGQRHRDRGTTFEESSGLPRDTFAAHGGAFPVTVAGAGVIGTVTVSGLPQVEDHKLVVEALRTMLSRQSRPPA is encoded by the coding sequence GTGAGCGAACCCATCACGAGCGAGGAACTGCTCGCCCAAGAAGAAGAGCTGGTCTTCGGCGCCTTCACCCACGACGACGCCTGGACCCTGGGCTCGCTGCTGGTCGAGCTGGCCCGCGAGCGCGGCCTGCCGGTCGCCGTCGACATCCGCCGGGGCGACCAGCAGCTGTTCCACCACGCCCGGCCCGGGACCAGCCCGGACAACGACTCCTGGGTGGAGCGCAAGAACAACGTCGTGCGCCGCTTCGGCCACAGCTCGCTGCTGGTCGGCCAGCGCCACCGCGACCGGGGGACCACCTTCGAGGAGTCCTCCGGCCTGCCACGCGACACCTTTGCCGCGCACGGCGGCGCCTTCCCCGTCACCGTGGCCGGCGCCGGCGTCATCGGGACCGTCACCGTCTCCGGGCTGCCGCAGGTCGAGGACCACAAGCTCGTCGTGGAAGCGCTGCGAACCATGCTTTCCCGCCAAAGCCGTCCGCCGGCCTGA
- a CDS encoding trans-aconitate 2-methyltransferase: protein MTTDSRTESRTESRTDLALVLEAAPWALAAMIGTMRDAASAPLTRVLADHPRRTAVLEAAGLVRRDGDSVVVDPVLDVADSATAHSAVAARLSALRQAASAASADQSTSGAPAWARHDDDVLLNQGRASAATGRGLATRIVPALSGLAERLAAPGSRVLDVGTGVAALALAVAEAFPATEVVGIDVLQRVLDLARTELAGADPATAARITLRLQDVGALAEQDAYDLIWLPVPFLSDAALKSAIPRILTALRPGGWLVAGTNPASDHPLRRAVDAWTADLNGGNGSDTDAVGHALKAAGFGDERGFPTVPGGPVLIAARRGY, encoded by the coding sequence ATGACCACTGATTCCCGCACCGAATCCCGGACCGAATCCCGCACTGACCTGGCGCTCGTCCTCGAGGCCGCGCCCTGGGCGCTCGCGGCGATGATCGGCACCATGCGCGACGCCGCCTCGGCGCCGCTGACCCGGGTGCTCGCCGACCATCCGCGGCGGACGGCGGTGTTGGAGGCCGCCGGGCTGGTGCGGCGCGACGGGGACTCGGTCGTGGTGGACCCGGTGCTGGACGTCGCCGACTCCGCGACCGCGCACAGCGCCGTCGCCGCACGTCTCAGCGCCCTGCGCCAGGCCGCGTCCGCCGCGTCCGCCGACCAGAGCACCAGCGGCGCGCCGGCCTGGGCACGTCACGACGACGACGTGCTGCTGAACCAGGGCCGCGCCTCCGCCGCCACCGGCCGCGGACTCGCCACCCGGATCGTCCCGGCGCTGTCCGGTCTGGCCGAGCGCCTGGCCGCCCCCGGGAGCCGGGTACTGGACGTCGGCACCGGCGTCGCGGCCCTGGCACTGGCCGTGGCCGAGGCGTTCCCGGCGACCGAGGTCGTGGGCATCGACGTCCTGCAGCGGGTCCTGGACCTGGCCCGGACCGAGCTGGCCGGGGCGGACCCGGCCACCGCGGCCCGGATCACGCTGCGGCTGCAGGACGTCGGCGCCCTGGCGGAGCAGGACGCCTACGACCTCATCTGGCTGCCGGTCCCGTTCCTGTCGGACGCGGCACTGAAGTCGGCGATACCGCGCATCCTGACCGCACTGCGCCCCGGCGGATGGCTGGTCGCCGGCACGAACCCGGCCTCGGACCACCCGCTGCGCCGCGCCGTCGACGCCTGGACCGCGGACCTGAACGGCGGCAACGGCTCGGACACCGACGCCGTCGGGCACGCGCTGAAAGCAGCCGGGTTCGGCGACGAGCGGGGGTTCCCGACGGTGCCGGGCGGCCCCGTGCTGATCGCTGCGCGGCGCGGCTACTGA
- a CDS encoding GDSL-type esterase/lipase family protein, whose product MLSAATAVAIAGATLTVGAGAVPSAQAAAQPAALAPASSTTSRVADPDHTLPGTWRTSTDRAVTAVGTADGLNVLVADSAAAYQWRTAATLSEPGFDSAQWIGQDCVTGSGNYAAVVYAPRELTNHGDVGDAGAFVAIVDLRSGAVRKLDLHASLAYYDPGCGTGDTFVVSDLQTTSAGATTHLELVDAATGAIVERQAQPGQLTSAVPLGISTSTSTSAGTSSGSGGTGTSGTGTGIAAVAGDQVVALDAKGARHTLSTEAGVPLRLYPDAGGGLAYEVPVSSSDYQIKRWSGGSPTVLGHGAPSRLRLDGTAGHVFVLGPDAAAVATERAGAGWSRLADAGVEAEPSTTGQLVVTGSASRTATQPGLSSAAGRAPDGQIEIQSVVSANSHVVSFTVAPHALQPSQGSAPSPILSAIGGAAKPAATKAAVTNVSAATNPATETVDPDRACSVARNDPTIETYQATAAQVEWAADLAVQGRLTQSRPPNWEGSGMKVSWTPQGMFPLQKLSGGGTVPVQVLLGVLAQESNTLQASPHAVDAVDGNFNQGGFYGYSFTDSSGTTQPAGSSWTSADCGYGVGQVTTGMAMSTPAGTPVADGDIAGYTTAEQQQAIATDYASNIAASLNMLIDSWNQLKAAGILANTADPQYVENWYLAVWAYNTGVEPDAKHGDTTGCTPSPTCTDGQGDWGLGWFNNPANPRYPSDRGIFSNSAADTKVPNHWPYQELVMGWAYSPVPRYDYAKGVWGPAYLAAYNAHSVAPLYAPSMEFCSTAGDKCTPDAAADVNGKANTAGLCQAPNGYCWWHSAATWAQNCAQQCGTAQYEYGTSSAVPTGTDIYPPDCSTSALPSNAVIVDDTTVASPVGQCTQTWKDQGSFGVDFTYLPVPGCVSPCVDYPGKIDFHQVGVGFGGHLWFTHTGDTTEVTGTWTPPSTTTGWTRIKVHVPSNGGNTEEADYQINLGNGQTRHRIISQHWNQNTWVDLGSFDLSAGASVSLSNSSPTLQAQGVNQDGGDISFDAVAFIPTVASTVRYVAMGDSYTSGESISPYEADSAQDGDGCHRSPQAYPYQVVMPGQSKSIEATAAANGGDDFAFIACSGAETTAVTQQAVGNPDNWNADWNSSYFQWGEPLQIDDNGFLDQDTTLVTLSIGGNDARFSDVVEGCTLSTTNDCVSPTYYLTHDGTVDPQPLTTYEPKIISALQSHLQEVYTAVHQAAPKARIVVVGYPHLFPANSRGCQNISPAATAWLNQMSDALATSVSTAVTATKQANAGLNISFMDVRSTFASNEVCSPTPWINGIVAGYLASSFHPMAPGHAAEAAQLNALLK is encoded by the coding sequence ATGCTCTCCGCCGCCACCGCGGTGGCGATCGCCGGGGCGACGCTGACCGTCGGCGCCGGCGCCGTGCCGAGCGCGCAGGCGGCGGCCCAGCCGGCCGCACTTGCACCTGCCTCCAGTACTACCTCCCGGGTCGCAGACCCCGACCACACCTTGCCCGGCACCTGGCGCACCTCCACCGACCGCGCGGTGACCGCGGTCGGGACCGCCGACGGCCTGAACGTCCTGGTCGCCGACTCGGCCGCGGCGTACCAGTGGCGGACCGCCGCGACCCTGTCCGAGCCCGGATTCGACTCGGCCCAGTGGATCGGCCAGGACTGCGTCACCGGATCCGGGAACTACGCCGCCGTCGTCTACGCCCCGCGCGAGCTGACCAACCACGGGGACGTCGGCGATGCCGGGGCGTTCGTCGCCATCGTCGACCTGCGCAGCGGAGCGGTGCGCAAGCTGGACCTGCACGCCTCGCTGGCCTACTACGACCCCGGCTGCGGAACCGGCGACACCTTCGTGGTCTCCGACCTGCAGACCACCTCCGCGGGCGCGACCACGCACCTGGAGCTGGTCGACGCGGCCACCGGCGCGATCGTCGAGCGGCAGGCGCAGCCCGGGCAGCTGACCTCGGCGGTCCCGCTCGGTATTAGCACCAGCACCAGCACCAGCGCCGGCACCAGCAGCGGCAGCGGCGGCACTGGCACCAGCGGCACCGGCACCGGCATCGCTGCCGTGGCCGGCGACCAGGTCGTCGCCCTGGACGCCAAGGGCGCGCGCCACACACTCAGCACCGAGGCCGGTGTGCCGCTGCGCCTGTACCCCGATGCCGGCGGCGGTCTGGCCTACGAGGTTCCGGTCTCGTCCTCCGACTACCAGATCAAGCGCTGGTCCGGCGGTTCCCCGACCGTGCTCGGGCACGGCGCGCCGAGCCGACTGCGCCTGGACGGCACCGCGGGGCACGTGTTCGTCCTGGGCCCGGACGCGGCCGCCGTCGCCACCGAGCGGGCCGGCGCGGGCTGGTCGCGGCTGGCGGACGCCGGCGTCGAGGCCGAGCCCTCGACCACCGGTCAGCTGGTCGTGACCGGCTCCGCGAGCCGCACCGCGACCCAGCCCGGCTTGTCCTCGGCGGCCGGACGTGCACCGGACGGCCAGATCGAGATCCAGTCCGTGGTGTCCGCGAACAGCCACGTGGTCTCGTTCACCGTCGCCCCGCACGCGCTTCAGCCGTCGCAGGGCAGCGCGCCCTCGCCGATCCTTTCCGCGATCGGCGGTGCGGCGAAGCCGGCAGCCACGAAGGCGGCTGTGACCAACGTGTCCGCGGCCACCAATCCCGCCACCGAGACCGTCGACCCCGACCGGGCCTGCTCCGTGGCCCGCAACGATCCCACGATCGAGACCTACCAGGCCACCGCGGCCCAGGTCGAGTGGGCCGCGGACCTGGCCGTGCAGGGCCGGCTCACCCAGTCGCGCCCGCCGAACTGGGAGGGCTCGGGCATGAAGGTGAGCTGGACCCCGCAGGGCATGTTCCCGCTCCAAAAGCTCAGCGGCGGCGGCACCGTCCCGGTCCAGGTGCTGCTCGGCGTGCTGGCTCAGGAGTCGAACACGCTGCAGGCCAGCCCGCACGCGGTCGACGCCGTCGACGGCAATTTCAACCAGGGCGGCTTCTACGGCTACTCCTTCACCGACAGCTCCGGCACCACCCAGCCCGCCGGCTCCTCGTGGACCTCGGCGGACTGCGGCTACGGCGTCGGCCAGGTCACCACCGGCATGGCCATGTCGACACCGGCCGGCACGCCGGTGGCCGACGGCGACATCGCCGGCTACACCACCGCCGAGCAGCAGCAGGCGATCGCCACCGACTACGCCTCGAACATCGCGGCCTCGCTGAACATGCTCATCGACTCCTGGAACCAGCTCAAGGCGGCCGGCATCCTGGCCAACACCGCCGACCCGCAGTACGTCGAGAACTGGTACCTGGCGGTCTGGGCCTACAACACCGGTGTGGAGCCGGACGCCAAGCACGGCGACACCACCGGCTGCACGCCGAGCCCGACGTGCACCGACGGCCAGGGGGACTGGGGCCTGGGCTGGTTCAACAACCCGGCCAACCCGCGCTACCCGTCCGACCGCGGCATCTTCAGCAACAGCGCGGCCGACACCAAGGTGCCCAACCACTGGCCGTACCAGGAACTGGTGATGGGCTGGGCCTACTCGCCGGTGCCGCGTTACGACTACGCCAAGGGGGTCTGGGGACCGGCGTACCTGGCCGCGTACAACGCACACAGCGTGGCGCCGTTGTACGCGCCGTCGATGGAGTTCTGCTCCACGGCCGGCGACAAGTGCACCCCGGACGCCGCCGCGGACGTCAACGGCAAGGCCAATACCGCAGGCCTCTGCCAGGCGCCGAACGGCTACTGCTGGTGGCACTCGGCGGCGACCTGGGCCCAGAACTGCGCGCAGCAGTGCGGCACGGCCCAGTACGAGTACGGCACCAGCAGCGCGGTGCCGACCGGCACCGACATCTACCCGCCGGATTGCAGTACCAGCGCCCTGCCGTCGAACGCGGTCATCGTCGACGACACCACCGTGGCCAGCCCGGTCGGGCAGTGCACGCAGACGTGGAAGGACCAGGGAAGCTTCGGCGTCGACTTCACCTACCTCCCGGTCCCGGGGTGCGTCTCACCGTGCGTGGACTACCCGGGGAAGATCGACTTCCACCAGGTCGGCGTGGGATTCGGCGGGCACCTGTGGTTCACCCACACCGGCGACACCACCGAGGTGACCGGGACCTGGACCCCGCCCTCCACGACCACCGGCTGGACCCGCATCAAGGTGCACGTTCCCAGCAACGGAGGTAACACCGAGGAGGCGGATTATCAGATCAACCTGGGCAACGGCCAGACCCGGCACCGCATCATCAGCCAGCACTGGAACCAGAACACCTGGGTCGACCTCGGCAGCTTCGACCTGTCCGCCGGGGCCTCGGTCTCGCTGAGCAACTCCAGCCCGACGCTGCAGGCCCAGGGCGTCAACCAGGACGGCGGCGACATCTCCTTCGACGCCGTGGCCTTCATCCCGACCGTGGCCTCCACGGTGCGCTACGTGGCGATGGGGGACTCCTACACCTCCGGGGAGAGCATCAGCCCCTACGAGGCGGACTCGGCGCAGGACGGCGACGGGTGCCACCGCTCGCCCCAGGCGTACCCCTACCAGGTCGTCATGCCCGGGCAGAGCAAGAGCATCGAGGCGACGGCGGCCGCGAACGGGGGCGATGACTTCGCCTTCATCGCCTGCAGCGGTGCCGAGACGACCGCCGTCACCCAACAGGCGGTGGGCAACCCCGACAACTGGAACGCGGACTGGAACAGCTCCTACTTCCAGTGGGGCGAGCCGTTGCAGATCGACGACAACGGCTTCCTGGACCAGGACACGACGCTGGTGACCCTGTCCATCGGCGGCAACGACGCGCGCTTCTCCGACGTGGTGGAGGGCTGCACCCTGTCCACGACGAACGACTGCGTGTCGCCCACGTACTACCTGACCCACGACGGCACCGTCGATCCGCAGCCGCTGACCACCTACGAGCCGAAGATCATCAGCGCCCTGCAGAGCCATCTGCAGGAGGTGTACACGGCCGTCCACCAGGCGGCCCCCAAGGCGCGGATCGTCGTGGTCGGCTACCCCCACCTGTTCCCCGCGAACTCCCGGGGCTGCCAGAACATCTCGCCGGCCGCGACGGCCTGGCTGAACCAGATGTCCGACGCCCTGGCGACCTCGGTCTCCACCGCGGTGACCGCGACCAAGCAGGCCAACGCGGGTCTGAACATCTCCTTCATGGACGTCCGCTCGACGTTCGCCTCGAACGAGGTGTGCAGTCCCACCCCCTGGATCAACGGAATCGTCGCCGGCTATCTGGCGAGCAGCTTCCATCCGATGGCGCCGGGCCACGCGGCCGAGGCCGCGCAGCTCAATGCCCTGCTCAAGTAA
- the coaD gene encoding pantetheine-phosphate adenylyltransferase yields the protein MRALFPGSFDPVTEGHQDVIRRAALLFDEVVVCAMVNASKAGRLLVAERLERLRAAAAGLGNVTVDFHSGGLLVDYCRDAGIDVVVRGVRDGRDLEHEVPMAHMNRELAGVETLFIASDPERAHISSSLVTAVVRTGRVG from the coding sequence ATGCGAGCCCTCTTCCCAGGATCCTTCGACCCGGTCACCGAAGGGCACCAGGACGTCATCCGCCGTGCCGCGCTCCTGTTCGACGAGGTCGTCGTCTGCGCGATGGTCAACGCGAGCAAGGCCGGCCGCCTCCTCGTCGCCGAGCGTCTGGAGCGCCTGCGCGCGGCGGCGGCCGGCTTGGGCAACGTGACGGTCGACTTCCACAGCGGCGGACTGCTGGTCGACTACTGCCGGGACGCCGGGATCGACGTCGTCGTCCGGGGTGTGCGTGACGGCCGGGACCTGGAGCACGAGGTGCCGATGGCGCACATGAACCGCGAGCTGGCCGGTGTCGAGACGCTCTTCATCGCCTCCGATCCGGAGCGGGCCCACATCTCGTCCAGCCTGGTCACCGCGGTGGTTCGAACTGGTCGAGTCGGCTGA
- a CDS encoding peptidoglycan-binding protein, giving the protein MKSTTRIARLGTAAAATLLAAGAGLATAEQASANSYGSMSLPQLQQLCESHGQRTWPTPGGGTIVIPTEQVQYGSTGDCVAFAQKLLVYSAYNIGVDGQFGPQTQSAVTSFQKSKLWNPACGPADSVVGPRTWMCLEFQN; this is encoded by the coding sequence ATGAAGAGCACAACCCGCATCGCCCGCCTGGGCACCGCCGCGGCCGCCACGCTGCTCGCCGCCGGCGCCGGCCTGGCCACCGCCGAGCAGGCCAGCGCCAACAGCTACGGCTCCATGTCCCTGCCGCAGCTCCAGCAGCTGTGCGAGTCGCACGGCCAGCGGACCTGGCCCACCCCCGGCGGCGGCACCATCGTCATCCCGACCGAGCAGGTGCAGTACGGGTCGACCGGCGACTGCGTGGCGTTCGCGCAGAAGCTGCTGGTGTACAGCGCCTACAACATCGGGGTCGACGGCCAGTTCGGGCCGCAGACGCAGTCCGCGGTGACCTCGTTCCAGAAGAGCAAGCTGTGGAACCCCGCGTGCGGCCCGGCGGACAGCGTCGTGGGGCCGCGGACCTGGATGTGCCTGGAATTCCAGAACTGA
- a CDS encoding ATP-binding protein: MAAVGLSVALGALVSYLAISKTIMNRMDRQLEQRATVFTAGPLEMFTPAYLDQARTLLASSGYQETLVYADGTAHRPQNLELQRMGPQDQPGQILATYQVWAPFGAPEIAVAAQQSGASLRTLDYNGVDYRVYAIPNIYDDGSQDGTGPSALVFSLPLAQTESALNTIATISIVVGLLGIALAALAGLAIGRAALRPIARLSHATEYIARTGDLAHLPVTGDDEIAQLTRAFNAMLEALARSREHQKRLVADAGHELRTPLTSIRTNLDLLAQVSAGSDDSRLPAEERVALMNDVRAQMDELSMLIADLVELSRDEHPSQTVEQVDLLNVVERAAERVQRRAPRLTYDLRLEHWYLRGDAAGLERLVTNLLDNATKFSPEAGIVTVTLADGQIQVADQGPGIAEEDLTHVFERFYRSPEARSTPGSGLGLAIVQHIATNHGGRVAAARAPGGGALLSVWLPGSPARLEEPVAG; this comes from the coding sequence GTGGCGGCGGTGGGGCTGTCGGTGGCCCTCGGGGCGCTGGTCAGCTATCTGGCGATCAGCAAGACGATCATGAACCGGATGGATCGCCAGCTGGAGCAGCGCGCGACCGTCTTCACCGCCGGGCCGCTGGAGATGTTCACGCCGGCCTATCTGGACCAGGCCAGGACCCTGCTGGCCAGTTCCGGCTACCAGGAGACCCTGGTCTACGCCGACGGGACCGCGCACCGTCCGCAGAACCTCGAGCTCCAGCGCATGGGACCGCAGGACCAACCGGGGCAGATCCTGGCCACCTACCAGGTGTGGGCCCCCTTCGGCGCCCCCGAGATCGCCGTGGCCGCCCAGCAGAGCGGCGCCTCGCTGCGGACCCTGGACTACAACGGTGTGGACTACCGCGTCTACGCCATCCCCAACATCTACGACGACGGCTCCCAGGACGGCACCGGGCCCTCGGCGCTCGTCTTCTCCCTCCCGCTGGCCCAGACCGAGTCGGCCCTGAACACGATCGCCACGATCTCGATCGTGGTCGGCCTGCTCGGCATCGCCCTGGCCGCCCTCGCCGGCCTGGCGATCGGGCGCGCCGCGCTGCGGCCGATCGCCAGGCTGTCGCACGCGACCGAGTACATAGCCCGCACCGGCGACCTCGCGCACCTGCCGGTCACCGGCGACGACGAGATCGCGCAGCTGACCCGCGCCTTCAACGCCATGCTCGAGGCGCTCGCGCGCTCGCGGGAGCACCAGAAGCGCCTCGTCGCCGACGCCGGACACGAACTGCGCACCCCGCTGACCTCCATCCGCACCAACCTCGACCTGCTCGCCCAGGTCTCGGCCGGATCCGATGACAGCCGCCTGCCCGCCGAGGAACGGGTGGCCCTGATGAACGACGTGCGGGCGCAGATGGACGAGCTCTCGATGCTCATCGCGGACCTCGTCGAGCTCTCCCGCGACGAGCACCCCTCGCAGACGGTCGAGCAGGTGGACCTGCTGAACGTGGTCGAGCGTGCCGCCGAGCGCGTGCAGCGCCGCGCACCCAGACTCACCTACGACCTGCGCCTGGAGCACTGGTATCTGCGAGGCGACGCCGCCGGGCTGGAACGCCTGGTGACCAACCTGCTCGACAACGCGACGAAGTTCTCCCCGGAGGCCGGCATCGTCACCGTGACCCTGGCCGACGGCCAGATCCAGGTCGCCGACCAGGGCCCGGGCATCGCCGAGGAAGACCTCACCCACGTCTTCGAACGCTTCTACCGCTCGCCGGAGGCCCGGTCCACGCCGGGCTCGGGACTGGGCCTGGCCATCGTGCAGCACATCGCCACCAACCACGGCGGCCGGGTCGCCGCGGCCCGGGCGCCCGGCGGCGGCGCGCTGCTCAGCGTCTGGCTGCCCGGCAGCCCGGCCCGGCTGGAGGAGCCCGTCGCGGGTTGA
- a CDS encoding peptidase inhibitor family I36 protein, with protein MRKRSKALMVGALTAAATIAGTTSAFAVPTYYTNNNCGITFNQWYTAAYYCNGGLQLFYHSNFGGTSADLVGDVSNLSAEPTYAYEGSTLILQYYTDYEFWDMAGIPPDGDNQGIRNNVGSVWNSSTTHSYTLYVSPNYTGHTQTFGPSTHGNLNAYLDNNEASISES; from the coding sequence ATGCGCAAGAGAAGCAAGGCTCTGATGGTCGGCGCGCTCACCGCCGCCGCGACCATCGCCGGGACGACCTCGGCGTTCGCCGTCCCGACGTACTACACGAACAACAACTGCGGCATCACCTTCAACCAGTGGTACACGGCGGCCTACTACTGCAACGGCGGCCTGCAGCTCTTCTACCACTCGAACTTCGGCGGGACGAGCGCCGACCTGGTCGGGGACGTCAGCAACCTCTCGGCCGAGCCGACCTACGCATACGAGGGCTCGACGCTGATCCTGCAGTACTACACCGACTACGAGTTCTGGGACATGGCCGGCATCCCGCCGGACGGTGACAACCAGGGGATCAGGAACAACGTCGGGAGCGTCTGGAACTCCTCGACGACGCACTCCTACACGCTGTACGTGTCGCCGAACTACACCGGGCACACACAGACGTTCGGCCCCAGTACCCACGGGAACCTGAACGCCTACCTCGACAACAACGAGGCGTCCATCTCCGAGTCGTAG
- a CDS encoding helix-turn-helix domain-containing protein, protein MPQRWSTMDVPRSAQFARWRELICEAFLALTPESDLRDGFAGTVAQRQLAELSIARITSQRQRVRRTDRDIDRSAYQGYYVNLQVRGSSLMTQDGRSTVLRPGDIAIVDTTRPFAFGFQDDFQQLSLFAPKPLLTLGSAADAATASAAATAAVTTATRVGTAAGPGAAVRHALLSLTHDGLSEDTAARLAAHACGILAIALDQRAEPHPRSTPLRQDRLHAAALADIDEHLTDADLSASAVATRLGVSVRLLYAVFAGRRHSFAGEVRRRRLDHAWRDLQDPVHAHLCVIDVAVAAGFADVTSFHRAFRREYGRTPAQVRKSALGA, encoded by the coding sequence ATGCCACAGCGCTGGTCGACGATGGACGTGCCCAGATCCGCGCAGTTCGCGCGCTGGCGCGAGCTGATCTGCGAGGCCTTCCTCGCCCTGACACCGGAATCGGACCTGCGCGACGGGTTCGCCGGGACGGTGGCCCAGCGCCAGCTGGCCGAGCTGAGCATCGCCCGCATCACCTCGCAGCGGCAGCGCGTGCGGCGCACGGACCGCGACATCGACCGCTCGGCGTATCAGGGTTATTACGTAAACCTGCAAGTGCGCGGCAGCAGCCTGATGACCCAGGACGGCCGCTCGACGGTCCTGCGTCCCGGCGACATCGCGATCGTGGACACCACCCGGCCCTTCGCCTTCGGCTTCCAGGACGACTTCCAGCAGCTCTCGCTGTTCGCGCCGAAACCGCTGCTGACGCTCGGATCGGCCGCCGACGCCGCCACTGCCTCCGCTGCCGCGACCGCCGCCGTCACCACCGCCACCCGCGTGGGCACCGCCGCCGGCCCCGGAGCCGCCGTCCGCCACGCCCTGCTCAGCCTCACCCACGACGGCCTCTCCGAGGACACCGCGGCCCGGCTGGCCGCCCACGCCTGCGGCATCCTGGCCATAGCCCTGGACCAGCGCGCCGAACCACACCCGCGATCCACCCCGCTGCGCCAAGACCGCCTGCACGCGGCAGCCCTGGCCGACATCGACGAACACCTCACCGACGCGGACCTGTCGGCATCCGCCGTCGCCACCCGCCTCGGCGTCTCGGTCCGGCTGCTCTACGCGGTGTTCGCCGGACGCCGGCACAGCTTCGCCGGCGAAGTGCGCCGGCGCCGGCTGGACCACGCCTGGCGCGACCTGCAGGACCCCGTCCACGCGCACCTGTGCGTCATCGACGTGGCCGTGGCGGCCGGCTTCGCCGACGTCACCAGCTTCCACCGGGCGTTCCGCCGGGAATACGGGCGGACGCCGGCGCAGGTGCGCAAGAGCGCGTTGGGGGCTTAG
- a CDS encoding IclR family transcriptional regulator, which translates to MSSTITDPVSAPQGGGRGVLESAFALLGALEQAGAAGVTRLAADCGLPKTTAHRLLEQLSSLGAVERSRGGYRIGARVFQLGHSWQPYRALRAAVREPMRRLAAATGVTVTVNVLREGADMIVDCVPGRDGLAVPLDSGGMWPWMTASGKALVAGHAERARVGGDFVGRATDAPAPDLVPASWRREAAAIRARGVAFDREEVVSGICCAAVPLHGAPGTPMAALCVITDPAHNLDRLAQTLRDAGRAAGAALRAGRPGM; encoded by the coding sequence ATGTCCTCTACGATTACCGATCCCGTGTCCGCGCCCCAGGGCGGCGGACGCGGAGTGCTGGAGAGCGCGTTCGCCTTGCTCGGCGCGCTGGAGCAGGCCGGCGCGGCGGGTGTGACCCGGCTGGCCGCGGACTGCGGGCTGCCGAAGACGACGGCGCACCGGCTGCTCGAGCAGCTGAGCAGCCTCGGTGCGGTGGAACGCAGCCGGGGCGGCTACCGGATCGGGGCGCGGGTGTTCCAGCTGGGGCACTCCTGGCAGCCCTACCGGGCCCTGCGGGCGGCGGTGCGGGAGCCGATGCGGCGGCTGGCGGCGGCGACCGGGGTGACGGTGACGGTCAACGTTCTGCGTGAGGGTGCGGACATGATCGTCGACTGTGTCCCGGGGCGCGATGGGCTGGCGGTCCCGTTGGACAGCGGGGGTATGTGGCCGTGGATGACGGCTTCGGGGAAGGCGTTGGTGGCCGGACACGCCGAGCGAGCCCGCGTCGGCGGCGATTTCGTCGGCCGCGCCACGGATGCGCCGGCGCCGGACCTGGTTCCGGCCTCCTGGCGCCGGGAAGCCGCCGCGATCCGGGCCCGCGGCGTCGCCTTCGACCGCGAGGAAGTCGTGTCAGGGATCTGCTGCGCCGCGGTGCCGCTGCACGGAGCCCCCGGAACGCCGATGGCGGCCCTGTGCGTGATCACCGACCCGGCGCACAACCTCGACCGTCTGGCCCAGACCCTGCGCGACGCCGGCCGGGCCGCCGGCGCGGCTCTGCGGGCCGGCCGGCCCGGGATGTGA